The window TATCGACTATAATAGTTTTCCGAAAAGACATTGGAAATATCTTTCAAGATCTATTTAAATTCAAATGGAACGAATCTTATGATTTTGTATCCAAAATAGTGCTGTCTATGATTCCAATTGGAATTATAGGAGTCTTTTTTGAAGATCAAGTTGAAAGCTTCTTTACAGGTAATTTACTTTTGGTTGGCAGTATGCTTTTGGTAACAGCAGTTTTACTCGCATTTACAGAAACTGTAAAATCAAAAGAAGGAGGAAATGTAAACTATTGGCAGGCTCTTGTAATTGGAATAGCTCAATCTATCGCTATTCTTCCTGGAATTTCAAGGTCAGGGGCTACTATAGCAACTGCCTTGTTAATAGGGGTTAATAAAGAGAAGGCAGCAAGGTTTTCATTTTTAATGGTCCTTGTACCGATTTTAGGTGCTTCTTTCTTAAAAGTTTTAGATTACCTAGAACAACCCGCTGTGGAAAGTCAAACTTCATCACTTGCTTTACTACTAGGTTTTTTAATGGCTTTTCTTGCTGGTCTATTTGCTTGCAAAGCCATGATTAAAATTGTTAAAGAAGGAAAATTACTTTATTTCGCTATTTATTGTGCGATCATTGGAAGTATAGCTATAATAAGCCAGTTAATATGAGTGAGGAGCAAAATGGCTATAATGAGGGAAAAGTACTCCTTATTGATAAACCATTAAATTGGACATCTTTTGATGTTGTTAAAAAATTAAGATACACCTTAAAGGTTAAGAAAATTGGTCATGCAGGCACATTAGATCCCTTAGCAACGGGATTACTTATCCTATGTACTGGTAAGATGACGAAGTCTATTGAAAAATATCAAGCTCAACAAAAAGAATATACTGGAGAGTTTACTATTGGATATACAACCCCTTCCTATGATTTGGAAACTGAACCTGAATTCCAAAAGTCAACTGAAAATATTTCGTTAGAGGATTTAAAAAAGGCCACCGAAAACTTTATTGGTGAAATTGAACAAACCCCTCCTATTTTTTCTGCTGTTAAAAAAGATGGTAAAAGAGCATATGAATTAGCTCGAGAAGGTAAGGATGTGAAATTAAAATCGAGAAAGGTAAATATTGAAGAGTTTGAAATTATCGATTTTCAAAATCAAAAAGTAAAGTTTAGAGTTAGTTGCTCAAAAGGCACATACATTAGAAGCCTGGCAAATGATTTTGGTGAGATACTTGGTGTAGGTGCTTACTTATCAGAATTAAGAAGAACAAAAATCGGTAACTTTTCAGTTGATGATGCTGAAAACCTGAGTGAATTTGTAGAAAAACATAAAGCAAGCGTCAATGATCGTCCATGACGGGTATGAAAATTTAGAAGGTATAAAAAATGCTGTGGTCACCATCGGTACATTTGATGGCGTTCATATCGGGCATCAAGAAATAATCAGTCGTATTATTGATTTGGCTAAATCAGTTGATGGGGAAACTGCTTTAGTAACCTTTTGGCCACATCCAAGATATGTATTAGGCAAAAATCCAGATCACCTAAAACTATTAACCACTTTTGATGAAAAAGCTGAGATTTTAGAGCAATTAGGTCTAGATCATTTGGTAAGAGTAAATTTCACTAAAGAATTTTCTCGCTGGACCTCAGAACAATTTATTCAAAGAATTATAATATTAGCTTTACATACCAAAAGATTAGTAATTGGATATGATCATCGTTTCGGTAAAGACCGAGAAGGTGGTTTTGAACATTTAAAAAATAATGCTAAGCGATACGGCTTTGATGTTGAGGAAATATCAAAACAAACTATAGATAATGTAGGTATCAGTTCGACTAAAATACGTAATGCAGTTGAAGAAGGAAATGTACAACATGCTCATGATTTTTTAGGTAGATATTATGAAATAAATGGCGTAGTGGTGAGTGGTGACAAAATCGGTAAAACACTCGGCTTCGCAACTGCGAATATTGATGTTGAAGAGAAATATAAATTAATACCAGCTGATGGGGCTTATGCAGTTTTAGCAACTGTAAAAAACAAAACCTATCATGCAATGCTTAATATTGGGTACAGACCTACTGTAGATGGTAAAACAAAAAGGATTGAAGCTAATCTTTTTGATTTCAATGACAGT is drawn from Marivirga arenosa and contains these coding sequences:
- the truB gene encoding tRNA pseudouridine(55) synthase TruB; its protein translation is MSEEQNGYNEGKVLLIDKPLNWTSFDVVKKLRYTLKVKKIGHAGTLDPLATGLLILCTGKMTKSIEKYQAQQKEYTGEFTIGYTTPSYDLETEPEFQKSTENISLEDLKKATENFIGEIEQTPPIFSAVKKDGKRAYELAREGKDVKLKSRKVNIEEFEIIDFQNQKVKFRVSCSKGTYIRSLANDFGEILGVGAYLSELRRTKIGNFSVDDAENLSEFVEKHKASVNDRP
- a CDS encoding undecaprenyl-diphosphate phosphatase, producing the protein MGVLEAIILGIIQGLSEFLPISSSGHLEIGAVLLNAHTSESLLFSVLVHAATALSTIIVFRKDIGNIFQDLFKFKWNESYDFVSKIVLSMIPIGIIGVFFEDQVESFFTGNLLLVGSMLLVTAVLLAFTETVKSKEGGNVNYWQALVIGIAQSIAILPGISRSGATIATALLIGVNKEKAARFSFLMVLVPILGASFLKVLDYLEQPAVESQTSSLALLLGFLMAFLAGLFACKAMIKIVKEGKLLYFAIYCAIIGSIAIISQLI
- a CDS encoding bifunctional riboflavin kinase/FAD synthetase; translation: MIVHDGYENLEGIKNAVVTIGTFDGVHIGHQEIISRIIDLAKSVDGETALVTFWPHPRYVLGKNPDHLKLLTTFDEKAEILEQLGLDHLVRVNFTKEFSRWTSEQFIQRIIILALHTKRLVIGYDHRFGKDREGGFEHLKNNAKRYGFDVEEISKQTIDNVGISSTKIRNAVEEGNVQHAHDFLGRYYEINGVVVSGDKIGKTLGFATANIDVEEKYKLIPADGAYAVLATVKNKTYHAMLNIGYRPTVDGKTKRIEANLFDFNDSIYDEKIKITFIKKLRDEIKFNSKEELSDQLTKDKENAIQILNQHIQ